A portion of the Cryptomeria japonica chromosome 5, Sugi_1.0, whole genome shotgun sequence genome contains these proteins:
- the LOC131058395 gene encoding uncharacterized protein LOC131058395 isoform X1: protein MLPRYPTDRIVLLEVTRQLAAYAKAFRHRHGNGVPVPIILGNSVEVCPNALAMDDAEKELALYSFSSFALRESFDPHGYIEETVGRKFKHEFQIEDFMMNLLDDLEVKRKMHSRLPLDFIRKCKIYTVADQAQDSGRHLQSSYDRESKSVRLDWNEPEVVDLDALMASVLSCTRRWVDVQHQKLREQGIAMTFTLEEKPAEGGASVSEGNPNPRNTSEGNLRSASEGNLHPRGSKRKERPEKRESSKKKQEANRDRSSGTSSRQEKRTSEIEESMESMVQNDKEGQAPRRSPGGSLQDNELHDDREDNEVTSPPREEELLKEIQVKETRSAIPDWLKERLTKVIVIEDEDNVIDLESLVGHSQEVIEKRKATKMSKMIRDETGSRILQIATPAVDKYEGEILAEEYDVETFELGPLTAEQTLDDATDSFEALKDKLREEMEKNRKLEREVGAWRTYFSHLNQPLGRQDPARSPVQALPLQSISEAERFRSLVQHMSTWMDKSHTVAVEFATRMMKTIHRAIQVLEIIHNLMITVAAFAHTKEVIILVLQVIRQTSRKVLAQEKIMDGGPHSLLQWSTLLQMKEVLFEDISTRCSHVEEVIHPIQDKVFEVLRTILGRRIEIETDVDLQELEDRIKVIFCKDANVITDEQRDRMFATMLLIEKTKELEPGWDAALLQAFDQVIHLEERMKNLPEIPIAEIEGIVSRFIAYAKKEHWKGNKILDERLL, encoded by the coding sequence atgttgccgagatatccgacagacagaatagtgttacttgaggtaacaagacagttggcagcttatgcgaaggcattcagacacagacatggaaatggagttcctgtacctatcatcttaggcaattcagttgaggtatgtcctaatgctttagccatggatgacgcagagaaggagttagctttgtattctttttcatcctttgctttgagagagagctttgatccacatggatatatagaggagacagtcggtagaaagtttaagcatgagtttcagatagaagattttatgatgaatctcttagacgatcttgaagtgaaaagaaagatgcattctagattgcctttggatttcatcaggaaatgcaagatttacacagtggccgaccaagctcaggacagtggcagacatcttcagtcatcctatgatcgagaaagcaaatcagtaaggttagactggaatgagcccgaggttgtggatctagatgccttgatggcttcagtcttgtcttgtactcgcagatgggttgatgtgcagcatcagaagttgagagagcagggcatagctatgactttcactttggaagagaaaccggctgaaggtggagctagtgtaagcgagggcaatcctaatcccagaaatacaagtgagggcaaccttcgaagtgcaagtgaaggcaatctccatccaagaggctcaaagaggaaagaaagacctgagaaaagggaatcctccaagaagaagcaagaggccaaccgagatcgttcatccggcacatcttctcgacaagagaagaggacatctGAGATAGAGGAatccatggaatcaatggtacaaaatgataaagaaggacaggcacctcgaaggtcaccaggtggatctctccaagataatGAGTTGCATGATGATAGGGAAGataatgaagtgacatctcctcccagagaagaagaattgctcaaggagatacaggttaaagagacaagatccgccatcccagattggttgaaggaaagattaacgaaggtaattgtgatcgaggacgaggacaatgtaattgatttggagagccttgttggacattcccaggaagtgataGAGAAGAGAaaagctaccaagatgtccaagatgattagagatgagactggatccagaatattgcagatagctacaccggccgtggacaagtatgaaggtgagatccttgcagaagaatatgatgtagagacatttgagcttggtccactcacagccgagcagacactagatgatgccaccgattcgtttgaggcattgaaagataagcttagggaagaaatggagaaaaatagaaagcttgagagagaagttggtgcatggagaacatatttcagccatctcaatcagcctttgggacgtcaggatccagcaagatcacccgtacaggcacttccccttcaatcaattagtgaggcagagagattcaggagtttGGTCCAGCATATGAGCACTTGGAtggacaaatcccatacagttgccgtagaatttgcaacaaggatgatgaagactattcatagggctatccaggttcttgagatcatccacaacttgatgataacagtagctgcttttgctcataccaaagaggttatcattcttgtcttgcaagtaatcagacaaacatcgaggaaggtcttagcgcaagaaaagatcatggatggaggacctcacagtttacttcagtggtcaaccttactccagatgaaggaagttctcttcgaggacatcagtactagatgtagccatgttgaggaggttatccacccgatccaggacaaagtatttgaggtactacgtaccattcttggcaggaggatcgagattgagacagatgtggatttgcaggaattggaggatagaatcaaggttatcttttgcaaggatgcaaatgttatcacagatgagcaacgggaccggatgtttgctaccatgctcttgattgagaaaactaaggaacttgaacctggttgggacgctgctcttctccaggcatttgatcaggtcatccacttggaagagagaatgaagaatcttcccgagattccaattgctgagatcgaaggaatcgtgtctagattcattgcatatgctaaaaaggagcattggaaagggaataagattctagatgagagattgttatag